The DNA sequence TGATGGGCTGATTCGAGTAGGGATCGACCTCGCTGGCGGGGTGCGTGGCGGGCATGGACTTCAGGATCGCCGTCGCGACGATGACGATCAGTCCGAGGCCACCGAGCACGGCAGCGACGATCGCGCCGCGGGACTGGCGGGCGTAGTCGTCGGAGGTGCCGATACCGATCAGCATGATGACGAAGAGGAAGAGCATCATGATCGCGCCGGTGTACACGACGATCTGCGCGACACCCAGGAAGGGGGCGCTATTCGCGATGTACAGGACCGCAAGGCCGAGCATGACGCCGACCATGCAGATGACCGAGTGCGCGGCCTTCTTGAAGAAGAGGACACCCGCAGCGCAGGCGACCATGAAGATGGCCGTGCATGCGAAGAGGATGATCTCCCCCGTTGACCCCATCATGGGCCAACCGTTGGACAGGTTCATCAGTGTGCCTCCTCGGCGACTCGTACCGTCTTGAGGGAGGGGTCGTCGGGGCGGCGGCTCGCAACCCAGTCAACCTGGGCGGCGGTGGGGCCGGTGACTTCCCCGCAGTAGTAGTCGATGTCGTTCTTAGCCTCGACCATGGGGTGGGGCGTTGCGAGCATGCCGTCTGCGAGCGGGACCAGGAGGTCTTCCTTCTCGTAGATGTCGTCTTCGCGGGTGTACTTGGCGATCTCGAAGTCGTTCGTCATCGTCAGGGCGCGCGTGGGGCAGGCCTCGATGCACATGCCGCAGAAGATGCAACGCAGGTAGTTGATCTGATAGACGCGGCCGTAGCGCTCGCCCGCCGAGAACTGTTCCTCGGGGGTGTTAGACGCGGCCTCGACGAAGATCGCGTCAGCGGGGCACGCCCAGGCGCACAGCTCGCAGCCGACGCATTTTTCCAGGCCGTCGTCGTAGCGGTTGAGCTGGTGACGTCCGTGGAAACGGGGCATGACGCGCGCGGGTTCGCGCGGGTACTGCTCGGTGACGGTGGGCCGGAAGAAGGAAGCCATGGTGACTCCGTAGCCGGCCATGGGTGCGACGAACTGGGCGAACGCACCCTTGGGGTCATGCTCGAAGAGCATTTCCTCGTCGGTGGTCTTCTCACTCATCGGTGGACTCCTTCGGGCTATCGATTGCCGAGGCCGTCGCCAGTTCGCCCTCGATGGTGGCGAGTCCGCGCGGCGAGGCAACGGGTGTCTGTCCGGGCAGCGGCGGGACGGGGAAGCCGTCCTCGAAGCCGGTGTATTCGCGCTCGGAGGCGGGGATCTCCTCGGGCTCGGACTTGTCCGTCAGCCAGATGATCGCCAGGGCGATCACGAAGAGGACACCGACGCCTCCGAACAGGATGTGGTTGGGCAGCTGGACGAACTGGGTGATGCCGCGCACGAGGGCGACGAGCACGAGCCAGCCCAGGGCGATGGGCATCAGGCGCTTCCAGCCGAGATTCATGAACTGGTCGTAGCGGAAACGCAGCAGCGTGGCGCGCGTCCAGACCAGCAGGAACATGAAGAACCAGATCTTGAGGAAGAACCACAGCATGCCCCACCAACCGGAGTTGAGGAACTCGACGTGGGAGAGCGGCCACGGGGCGTGCCATCCGCCGAAGAACATCGTGGTGGCCACGGCCGAGACGTTGAGCATGTTGACGTACTCGGACAGGTAGTACCAGCCGAACTTCATCGACGAGTATTCGGTCATGTGGCCCGCGACGATCTCGCCTTCGGCCTCGGGGAGGTCGAAGGGAAGACGGTTAACCTCGCCGGTGGCGCTGATGCAGTAGATGACGAACGCGGGGAACAGGGTGAATGCCCACCAGAACTGTCCCTGGGCCGCAACGATCTGCGAGGTGGACATGGAGCCCGACATGAGGAAGAC is a window from the Schaalia odontolytica genome containing:
- the nuoI gene encoding NADH-quinone oxidoreductase subunit NuoI → MSEKTTDEEMLFEHDPKGAFAQFVAPMAGYGVTMASFFRPTVTEQYPREPARVMPRFHGRHQLNRYDDGLEKCVGCELCAWACPADAIFVEAASNTPEEQFSAGERYGRVYQINYLRCIFCGMCIEACPTRALTMTNDFEIAKYTREDDIYEKEDLLVPLADGMLATPHPMVEAKNDIDYYCGEVTGPTAAQVDWVASRRPDDPSLKTVRVAEEAH
- the nuoH gene encoding NADH-quinone oxidoreductase subunit NuoH, with the protein product MTLAPFAVPEYTAADFSHETWWLSLIKAVFIIVFLIANVLIALWVERRGLGRMQTRPGPNVAGPLGLFQAFADAGKLLFKEDMWTRRAERFLYFLAPAIAAFAAFSVYAVIPMGPNVMIFGHSTPLQLADMPVASLYILAIASLGLYGIVLGGWSTRSTLPLYGAVRSSAQVISYELAMGLSLVSVFLMSGSMSTSQIVAAQGQFWWAFTLFPAFVIYCISATGEVNRLPFDLPEAEGEIVAGHMTEYSSMKFGWYYLSEYVNMLNVSAVATTMFFGGWHAPWPLSHVEFLNSGWWGMLWFFLKIWFFMFLLVWTRATLLRFRYDQFMNLGWKRLMPIALGWLVLVALVRGITQFVQLPNHILFGGVGVLFVIALAIIWLTDKSEPEEIPASEREYTGFEDGFPVPPLPGQTPVASPRGLATIEGELATASAIDSPKESTDE